The nucleotide window AGGGTGGAGGTTCGAGATGCTTGAGGCTACTGGGATTGATGCGGTTATCTGTCTTAACTTCACCAGTGAGCTCTCAAAGGTAAGCGCGGAGAATTTCATAAAAGACATCCTCCTTGAGCGTCTCAGGATAAAGGACATAGTAGTGGGTCCGGGATTTTCTTTCGGACACAAAAGAAAGGGGAATGTCGATCTCCTCCGCTCCATGGGAGAAACCTATGGCTTTAATACGGTAGTTGCAGAAGCGGCTCGGGTAGATGATCAAGTGGTAAGCAGCAGTGCTATAAGAAACCTTGTAAAAGACGGGGAAATCAGCGAGGCGAACCGGTTTTTCGGTTACGATTACTACATAGAGGGCGTCGTAGTGGAAGGTGAGAGAAGAGGCAGGAAACTGGGTTTTCCTACGGTTAACCTTGATACCGAATGGGAGATTCTTCCCAAGCCGGGGGTTTATGCCACCTACATCAGGCTTCCCGACGGCTTCCACGAAAGTATCACCAACATAGGGATACGCCCGACGTTTGAGGAGAGTAAGCTTACGGTCGAGACCCACATTTTTGATTTCAATGACGATCTTTACGCAAAGAAAGTCAGGGTGAATTTCGTCGAAAGACTGAGGGATGAGAAGCGTTTTGCGAGCGTGGATGAGCTTGTAGCGCAGATCGAACACGATGTCGCTTCGGTACGGGAAATTCTTTGCGATTACCCTAAGGACGAGCGGATTTGGAAATAAAAGCCACAACGCGGATATACGGCATCTTCGGTCATCCGGTGTCCCAGAGTCTGTCTCCCGCCATGCATAACGCGGCGTTCGAGCATCTAGGGCTTGACTGCGTTTATCTGGCTTTTGACGTGGACCCCCGGAACATAGACAAGGCCGTGAATTCGATAAGAAACCTCGGTCTTTGTGGAGTTAACGTCACCATCCCGCATAAGCAGTCCGTTATGGCGGGTCTGGACGAGATTGCTCCTGAGGCCTCCATGGTCGGAGCGGTAAACACCATAGTTAACGAAGACGGTAGGCTCAAGGGTTACAACACGGACGTTTCTGGAGTGCTGAGAGCTCTTCATTTTGAACTCGAGTTCGTCCCGCAAGACAAGAATATTCTTATCGTGGGAGCCGGCGGAGCCTCAAGAGCGGTAATAGTGGCGATGTGTACAGGCGGCGCCCGAAGTATTGCAATTGCAAACAGGACCTATTTTAAGGCACAAGAGCTTTCCGAGGAATTCTCTCCGCGTTTTGGAGACATCGGATTTTCCGCGGCCCCGCTTGAGGACGCAGCGCGGGTGGCGCAGATGATGGAGCAGACAGACATCGTGATTAACTGCTCTTCTGCGGGAATGGGTGATATCGAACCTCTTCGTCTTCCGCTTGACCTGCTCGATGAGAACTGTGTGGTCTACGACCTTGTCTACAAGCCTGCCGTCACTCCGCTAGTAAGGGACTCCAGGGCTCTTGGGCTCAAGGCGGAATCCGGGCTCGGCATGCTCCTTTACCAGGGAGTTGACGCTTTTGAGATCTGGACGGGCGAAAATGCCCCGGTTGAGGTGATGAGGGAGGCACTCTCTGTTTCCGGGTGATATAATAAACTAGGAAGTTTTTAATCGGTCACGGGAGAACTTTGATGAAAGTAACCAGTCCAGCGGGGGATTTTGAGATAACGGTGACGGAATCATCCGTGGAGGGTGATTTTATCGTAATAAGCGGGCAGATGGGAGTCTGGGATTCGCAGATATACATGAAGCCCTCCGACCTTCTTAGTTTTGCGGGGGTATTATTCAACCTACAGGTTATTTTGTTCCTCGCGAAGCAGCCGTTTAGGTGGATTTTCCGCGGAAAGCGGGACTAGCGGCGGTTTTTTCGGGGATAAGGAATTCCCTATGCCAACGTGCTTCAAGTGCCTTGCTGGTTGCGTTTTTTTCCCTGTCAGCAATACATGAAGATTGGACGAACAAGATTGAACTATCGGTTTTCATAAGGACTTTTTTTCCTGGAGAAACTTAAGGCCGGAGGAATCTAGGTGATCGCAAAGAACTTCAAGTGGTTGACGAAAGAAGGGGAGCCTGGAGAATACGGACTTTGCGGTCGGTGCTGGCATCGTCTGAGAGCAGGAACATTCAGGGCGTCTGGCTTTTTCTCCCG belongs to Candidatus Dadabacteria bacterium and includes:
- a CDS encoding bifunctional riboflavin kinase/FAD synthetase: MKIIVDPKQPLDFETSAGIGNFDGIHLGHKEIIEAAKLRSRENSTRSCVITFNPHPQKVLGRKELSLIFPLGWRFEMLEATGIDAVICLNFTSELSKVSAENFIKDILLERLRIKDIVVGPGFSFGHKRKGNVDLLRSMGETYGFNTVVAEAARVDDQVVSSSAIRNLVKDGEISEANRFFGYDYYIEGVVVEGERRGRKLGFPTVNLDTEWEILPKPGVYATYIRLPDGFHESITNIGIRPTFEESKLTVETHIFDFNDDLYAKKVRVNFVERLRDEKRFASVDELVAQIEHDVASVREILCDYPKDERIWK
- a CDS encoding shikimate dehydrogenase, which gives rise to MEIKATTRIYGIFGHPVSQSLSPAMHNAAFEHLGLDCVYLAFDVDPRNIDKAVNSIRNLGLCGVNVTIPHKQSVMAGLDEIAPEASMVGAVNTIVNEDGRLKGYNTDVSGVLRALHFELEFVPQDKNILIVGAGGASRAVIVAMCTGGARSIAIANRTYFKAQELSEEFSPRFGDIGFSAAPLEDAARVAQMMEQTDIVINCSSAGMGDIEPLRLPLDLLDENCVVYDLVYKPAVTPLVRDSRALGLKAESGLGMLLYQGVDAFEIWTGENAPVEVMREALSVSG